The following are from one region of the Trichoplusia ni isolate ovarian cell line Hi5 chromosome 1, tn1, whole genome shotgun sequence genome:
- the LOC113498828 gene encoding uncharacterized protein LOC113498828, protein MLSQAKWLMMVIAALLTLQSRGDGGIRLPDQAPKEEGEGRSLNFGGDRGRSPQAQGRGLLDWLGFGEDQDPYIQQSTQQCINGDLADCFKAQALRSFDDFFDKPAYQLSENAVLVKVESQARALTHEPPQLESQPRSEDSDWEALVKFGMRKIERFLRSTALEMQLDDEVTSRGVIAPRFIEQFSDDDVIENKNAPFRHHKLKKLIIPMLLILKLFKLKLLLFLPLILGLASFKKFLGFMALIIPGVIGYFKFCKPNSSPFSPGHYSGPQYSPAGIGLGPYRESPPSHYAPSHYETYQGHKYGSGGISFRENESPQDLAYQGWEYRNKKGTEDIKAEDP, encoded by the exons ATGTTGAGTCAAGCGAAATGGCTGATGATGGTGATAGCGGCGCTGCTGACGCTGCAATCTAGAGGAGATGGCGGCATCAGGCTGCCTGACCAGGCCCCGAAGGAGGAAGGGGAGGGGAGGAGTCTTAACTTTGGAGGGGATAGGGGACGATCT CCTCAAGCCCAAGGCCGTGGTCTCCTGGACTGGCTCGGGTTCGGAGAGGATCAGGACCCTTACATCCAGCAGTCGACACAGCAGTGCATCAACGGAGACCTCGCTGACTGCTTCAAGGCTCAAGCCTTGAGGTCCTTTGACGACTTCTTCGATAAACCGGCTTACCA GCTATCAGAAAACGCAGTGCTAGTGAAGGTAGAATCCCAAGCTCGTGCGCTTACTCACGAACCGCCGCAGCTCGAGTCCCAGCCACGAAGCGAGGATTCTGATTGGGAGGCACTTGTTAAGTTCGGCATGAGGAAGATTGAGAG GTTCCTAAGATCGACAGCTCTGGAGATGCAGCTCGATGATGAGGTGACGTCACGCGGAGTGATCGCTCCTCGCTTCATTGAACAATTCTCAGATGATGACGTCATTGAAAACAAGAATGCTCCTTTCC GTCACCACAAGTTGAAGAAGCTGATCATCCCTATGCTGTTGATCCTCAAGCTGTTCAAGTTGAAGCTGCTCCTCTTCTTACCCCTCATCTTAGGTCTCGCCAGCTTCAAGAAGTTCCTCGGTTTCATGGCTCTTATCATCCCAG GTGTTATCGGCTACTTCAAGTTCTGCAAGCCTAACTCGTCACCATTTTCCCCCGGGCACTACTCCGGGCCGCAGTACAGTCCAGCCGGCATTGGGCTCGGACCCTACCGGGAGTCACCGCCATCGCATTACGCGCCTTCTCACTATGAAACTTATCaa GGTCACAAATACGGCTCAGGAGGTATTTCCTTCAGGGAGAATGAGAGTCCTCAAGACCTGGCATACCAAGGCTGGGAGTACAGGAACAAGAAAGGAACCGAAGACATCAAAGCTGAGGATCCTTAA
- the LOC113498860 gene encoding uncharacterized protein LOC113498860 isoform X2 yields MYPQLLFSSVLINFVIAIEQNSLKHGLNVLNDNNKAMMSESRSNTTHQNVTYIDKAENMIRLPSMNKYYEEKKSKRKSLKKSPRRTIQKIIKKNKNKIKKLYIMKMTSYPTVIPKIAFENEQEDFSPKKEETTTPPNQKKKSRKWNSKLPRYPMPFHQMQTRKSNRDRRGTNGKREVRSKRQTRDNALILKDFDEMQFLKGKKDFNVVNAHFKKYW; encoded by the exons ATGTACccgcaattattattttcgtctgttttaattaattttgttattgctATTGAACAG aattCCTTAAAGCATGGGTTAAATGTGTTAAACGACAACAACAAGGCTATGATGTCGGAGTCCCGGAGTAACACG ACACACCAGAACGTAACATACATCGACAAGGCAGAAAACATGATACGACTCCCATCAATGAACAAGTACTACGAAGAAAAGAAATCAAAAAGGAAATCTCTGAAGAAGTCACCGAGACGAACAATACAGAAGattataaagaagaataaaaacaaaataaagaaactgtACATCATGAAGATGACAAGTTACCCGACGGTGATACCAAAAATAGCGTTCGAGAATGAACAAGAAGACTTCTCACCAAAGAAAGAAGAGACTACGACTCCTCCGAATCAGAAAAAGAAGTCTAGAAAATGGAACTCAAAACTCCCCAGGTACCCGATGCCTTTCCATCAAATGCAGACGAGAAAATCGAACAGGGACAGGAGAGGGACAAATGGTAAAAGAGAAGTGAGATCTAAGAGACAAACTAGAGATAACGCATTAATACTAAAGGATTTTGATGAAATGCAGTTTTTAAAAGGAAAGAAAGATTTTAATGTAGTGAATGCtcattttaagaaatattggtAG
- the LOC113498860 gene encoding uncharacterized protein LOC113498860 isoform X1: MYPQLLFSSVLINFVIAIEQNSLKHGLNVLNDNNKAMMSESRSNTGMSKPSSYNDWHQHFWKPGKRTHQNVTYIDKAENMIRLPSMNKYYEEKKSKRKSLKKSPRRTIQKIIKKNKNKIKKLYIMKMTSYPTVIPKIAFENEQEDFSPKKEETTTPPNQKKKSRKWNSKLPRYPMPFHQMQTRKSNRDRRGTNGKREVRSKRQTRDNALILKDFDEMQFLKGKKDFNVVNAHFKKYW; the protein is encoded by the exons ATGTACccgcaattattattttcgtctgttttaattaattttgttattgctATTGAACAG aattCCTTAAAGCATGGGTTAAATGTGTTAAACGACAACAACAAGGCTATGATGTCGGAGTCCCGGAGTAACACG GGGATGTCAAAACCGAGCAGTTACAACGACTGGCATCAACACTTCTGGAAACCGGGCAAACga ACACACCAGAACGTAACATACATCGACAAGGCAGAAAACATGATACGACTCCCATCAATGAACAAGTACTACGAAGAAAAGAAATCAAAAAGGAAATCTCTGAAGAAGTCACCGAGACGAACAATACAGAAGattataaagaagaataaaaacaaaataaagaaactgtACATCATGAAGATGACAAGTTACCCGACGGTGATACCAAAAATAGCGTTCGAGAATGAACAAGAAGACTTCTCACCAAAGAAAGAAGAGACTACGACTCCTCCGAATCAGAAAAAGAAGTCTAGAAAATGGAACTCAAAACTCCCCAGGTACCCGATGCCTTTCCATCAAATGCAGACGAGAAAATCGAACAGGGACAGGAGAGGGACAAATGGTAAAAGAGAAGTGAGATCTAAGAGACAAACTAGAGATAACGCATTAATACTAAAGGATTTTGATGAAATGCAGTTTTTAAAAGGAAAGAAAGATTTTAATGTAGTGAATGCtcattttaagaaatattggtAG